ATCTGGAGGATAAGCGGGAAATGAAGGTAAACGATTATGAAATACCCGAAGATCTGCTCTATACGAGAGAGCATGAGTGGGTAAAGATCGTCAGCCCGATAAGAGCAATCGTAGGCATTACCGATTACGCAGTAAAGAAACTTCGTGACATAGTTTACGTAATTTTACCTGAAGTAAACACGGAAGTAACACATATGGGTGTGTTTGGTGCTGTAGAATCGATAAAGACTGTAGCAGACTTATACTCACCTCTATCTGGCACAGTAATCAAAGTCAATCAAGAGTTGGCTATAAAGCCCGAACTTATCAACAAATCACCGTATGGAGATGGATG
The nucleotide sequence above comes from Nitrososphaerales archaeon. Encoded proteins:
- the gcvH gene encoding glycine cleavage system protein GcvH, translated to MKVNDYEIPEDLLYTREHEWVKIVSPIRAIVGITDYAVKKLRDIVYVILPEVNTEVTHMGVFGAVESIKTVADLYSPLSGTVIKVNQELAIKPELINKSPYGDGWLIEIKPRNLDVEIKQLLKPDEYAQQIKSTI